The following coding sequences lie in one Pseudomonas syringae CC1557 genomic window:
- a CDS encoding nucleoside hydrolase has translation MTLIQFSRQLIRGALLLSILGTAAVQAAEKRDLIIDTDPGADDVVALLLALASPEELNVMAITTVAGNVRLDKTSRNARLAREWAGREEVPVYAGAPKPLVRTPIYAENVHGQEGLPGVPIHEPAKGLAEGNAVDYLIRTLSKAKPHSITIAMLGPQTNLALALVQAPEITQGIKEVVVMGGAHFNGGNITPVAEFNLFADPHAAQIVLASGVKLTYVPLDVTHKILTSEQRLKQIAALNNNAGKLVDGILNEYVKLDMEHYGLPGGPVHDASVIAWLLKPELFTGRQINVTVDTREGTSFGQTVADWYGTLKQPQNVFWVENGDAQGFFDLLTERLARLK, from the coding sequence ATGACATTGATACAGTTTTCCAGACAACTTATCCGCGGAGCGCTGCTCTTGTCCATTCTCGGCACTGCCGCCGTTCAGGCGGCCGAAAAGCGTGACCTGATCATTGATACCGACCCCGGCGCAGACGATGTCGTCGCTCTGCTGCTGGCGCTGGCTTCACCCGAAGAACTGAACGTGATGGCGATCACTACCGTGGCCGGTAACGTGCGTCTGGACAAGACCTCGCGCAACGCCCGACTGGCGCGTGAATGGGCGGGTCGTGAAGAGGTGCCGGTATATGCCGGTGCGCCCAAACCACTGGTGCGCACGCCGATCTACGCCGAAAATGTTCACGGTCAGGAAGGCCTGCCAGGTGTGCCGATACACGAGCCCGCCAAAGGCCTGGCCGAAGGCAATGCGGTCGACTACCTGATTCGCACGCTAAGCAAGGCCAAGCCACACAGCATCACCATCGCCATGCTCGGTCCGCAGACCAACCTGGCACTGGCGCTGGTGCAGGCCCCGGAAATCACTCAGGGCATCAAGGAAGTGGTGGTCATGGGTGGCGCGCATTTCAACGGCGGTAATATCACACCGGTCGCCGAGTTCAACCTGTTCGCTGACCCGCATGCCGCGCAGATCGTGCTGGCCAGTGGCGTGAAACTGACCTACGTGCCGCTGGACGTCACCCACAAGATCCTCACCAGTGAACAGCGCCTCAAGCAGATCGCTGCCTTGAACAACAACGCCGGCAAGCTGGTAGACGGGATTCTCAATGAATACGTCAAGCTGGACATGGAACATTACGGCTTGCCCGGCGGCCCGGTGCATGACGCCAGCGTCATTGCCTGGCTGCTCAAGCCAGAGCTGTTTACCGGTCGGCAGATCAACGTCACGGTCGATACCCGTGAAGGTACCAGTTTCGGTCAGACAGTTGCCGACTGGTACGGCACGCTCAAGCAGCCGCAGAATGTGTTCTGGGTCGAAAATGGCGACGCGCAGGGATTCTTCGATTTGCTGACCGAGCGTCTGGCACGATTGAAGTAA
- a CDS encoding I78 family peptidase inhibitor has translation MPLKFATLGFVVMTSLLAGCSSNASNSSAEAAPAKADAPASNAIPGRCDAALAQFAIGKPASIELLQQVRTRSGSQDARILGPDDMVTLEYRSERVNVNTDASGKVTRINCG, from the coding sequence ATGCCCCTGAAGTTCGCAACATTGGGTTTTGTGGTCATGACTTCGCTATTGGCAGGGTGCAGCAGCAATGCTTCCAATTCGAGCGCCGAGGCGGCACCTGCCAAAGCCGATGCTCCAGCCAGCAATGCCATTCCCGGTCGCTGCGATGCAGCGCTCGCCCAGTTCGCAATCGGCAAACCGGCCTCCATCGAGCTCTTGCAGCAAGTGCGCACACGTTCCGGCTCGCAAGACGCACGCATCCTCGGGCCTGACGATATGGTCACGCTTGAATATCGTTCCGAGCGGGTGAACGTCAACACCGACGCCTCCGGCAAAGTCACACGCATCAACTGCGGCTGA
- a CDS encoding cold-shock protein — MSNRQTGTVKWFNDEKGFGFITPQGGGDDLFVHFKAIESDGFKSLKEGQTVSFVAAKGQKGMQAEQVRVD; from the coding sequence ATGTCTAATCGCCAAACCGGCACCGTAAAATGGTTCAACGATGAAAAAGGCTTCGGCTTTATCACTCCACAAGGTGGCGGTGACGACCTGTTCGTACACTTCAAAGCAATCGAGAGCGACGGTTTCAAAAGCCTGAAAGAAGGCCAGACCGTTTCTTTTGTTGCTGCTAAAGGCCAGAAAGGCATGCAAGCAGAACAAGTTCGGGTTGACTGA
- the thrS gene encoding threonine--tRNA ligase, translated as MPTITLPDGSQRSFDQAVSVADVALSIGAGLAKATVAGKVNGKLVDACDLIENDASLQIITPKDQEGLEIIRHSCAHLVGHAVKQLYPTAKMVIGPVIDDGFYYDIAYERPFTPDDMAAIEQRMQQLIEKDYDVIKKVTPRAEVIEVFTARHEDYKLRLVEDMPNEQAMGLYYHEEYVDMCRGPHVPNTRFLKSFKLTKLSGAYWRGDAKNEQLQRVYGTAWADKKQLAAYIQRIEEAEKRDHRKIGKRLGLFHTQEEAPGMVFWHPQGWTLYQVLEQYMRKVQRENGYLEIKTPQVVDRSLWEKSGHWANYAENMFTTQSESRDYAIKPMNCPCHVQVFNQGLKSYRELPMRLAEFGACHRNEPSGALHGIMRVRGFTQDDAHIFCTEDQMQAESAAFIKLTLDVYADFGFKDIELKLSTRPEKRVGSDELWDRAESALAAALDSAGLPYDLQPGEGAFYGPKIEFSLKDCLGRVWQCGTLQLDFNLPIRLSAEYVSEDNSRKNPVMLHRAILGSFERFIGILIEHYEGAFPAWLAPTQAVIMNITDKQADFALEVEKTLAESGFRAKSDLRNEKIGFKIREHTLLKVPYLLVIGDREVEMQTVAVRTREGADLGSMPVAQFAEFLAQAVSRRGRQDTE; from the coding sequence ATGCCAACTATTACTCTTCCCGACGGCAGTCAACGTTCATTCGATCAGGCGGTTTCCGTAGCCGATGTCGCGCTTTCAATCGGTGCCGGTCTGGCCAAGGCCACCGTTGCCGGTAAAGTCAACGGCAAGCTTGTCGACGCCTGCGACCTGATCGAAAACGATGCCAGCCTGCAGATCATCACCCCCAAGGATCAGGAAGGACTGGAAATCATCCGTCACTCTTGCGCTCACCTGGTAGGGCACGCGGTCAAGCAGTTGTATCCGACTGCCAAAATGGTCATCGGCCCGGTGATCGACGACGGCTTCTATTACGATATCGCCTACGAGCGCCCGTTCACGCCTGACGACATGGCGGCGATCGAGCAGCGCATGCAGCAGCTGATCGAAAAAGATTACGACGTCATCAAGAAAGTCACCCCGCGCGCTGAAGTGATCGAGGTGTTTACCGCCCGTCACGAAGACTACAAGCTGCGCCTGGTCGAAGACATGCCGAACGAGCAGGCCATGGGCCTGTACTATCACGAAGAATATGTCGACATGTGCCGCGGCCCGCACGTGCCGAACACCCGCTTTCTGAAGTCCTTCAAGCTGACCAAGCTGTCCGGCGCGTACTGGCGCGGCGATGCCAAGAACGAGCAGTTGCAGCGTGTTTATGGCACCGCCTGGGCAGACAAGAAACAACTGGCTGCCTATATCCAGCGGATCGAAGAAGCCGAAAAACGCGACCACCGCAAGATTGGCAAGCGTCTCGGCCTGTTCCATACCCAGGAAGAAGCGCCGGGCATGGTGTTCTGGCACCCTCAGGGCTGGACCCTGTATCAGGTGCTTGAGCAGTACATGCGCAAAGTGCAGCGTGAAAACGGCTACCTTGAGATCAAGACACCGCAAGTGGTCGATCGCTCGCTCTGGGAGAAATCCGGGCACTGGGCCAACTACGCCGAAAACATGTTTACCACGCAGTCCGAGAGCCGCGACTACGCCATCAAGCCGATGAACTGCCCGTGCCACGTGCAGGTGTTCAATCAGGGCCTGAAGAGCTACCGCGAGCTGCCGATGCGTCTGGCCGAGTTCGGTGCCTGCCATCGTAACGAGCCGTCGGGTGCGTTGCATGGCATCATGCGCGTGCGCGGTTTCACGCAGGATGACGCACATATCTTCTGCACCGAAGATCAGATGCAGGCAGAGTCCGCCGCATTCATCAAGCTGACGCTGGATGTCTACGCCGACTTCGGTTTCAAGGATATCGAACTCAAACTGTCCACTCGCCCCGAAAAGCGTGTAGGCTCCGACGAGCTTTGGGATCGTGCCGAATCGGCGCTGGCCGCCGCACTCGACAGCGCAGGTCTGCCTTATGATCTGCAGCCGGGTGAAGGCGCGTTCTACGGTCCGAAAATCGAGTTTTCCCTCAAGGACTGTCTCGGCCGGGTATGGCAGTGCGGCACCTTGCAGCTGGACTTCAATCTGCCGATCCGCTTGAGTGCCGAGTACGTTTCGGAAGACAACAGTCGCAAGAATCCGGTCATGTTGCACCGAGCGATTCTTGGATCCTTCGAGCGTTTCATCGGCATTCTGATCGAGCATTACGAAGGCGCATTTCCAGCCTGGCTGGCGCCGACTCAGGCAGTGATCATGAATATCACTGACAAACAGGCCGATTTTGCGCTTGAAGTGGAAAAAACTCTGGCTGAAAGCGGGTTTCGTGCCAAGTCCGACTTGAGAAATGAAAAGATCGGCTTTAAAATCCGTGAGCATACTTTGCTCAAGGTTCCTTATCTCCTCGTGATTGGAGATCGGGAAGTTGAAATGCAAACTGTCGCTGTGCGTACACGTGAAGGCGCTGACCTTGGCTCGATGCCGGTCGCCCAGTTCGCTGAATTCCTCGCACAAGCGGTTTCCCGGCGTGGTCGCCAAGATACGGAGTAA
- the infC gene encoding translation initiation factor IF-3, with product MIIKREMRQDKRAAPKAPINENISAREVRLIGADGEQIGIVSIDEALRIAEEAKLDLVEISADAVPPVCRVMDYGKSIFEKKKQVAAAKKNQKQIQVKEIKFRPGTEEGDYQVKLRNLVRFLSDGDRAKVSLRFRGREMAHQELGMELLKRVEGDLLEYGSVEQHPKMEGRQLIMVIAPKKKK from the coding sequence ATTATTATTAAGCGTGAAATGAGACAAGATAAACGAGCTGCACCCAAGGCCCCGATCAATGAGAATATCTCGGCCCGCGAGGTTCGTTTAATTGGCGCTGACGGCGAGCAGATTGGCATCGTCTCGATTGATGAAGCGCTTCGTATAGCCGAAGAGGCCAAGCTGGATCTGGTAGAGATTTCTGCCGACGCAGTCCCTCCGGTCTGCCGTGTGATGGACTACGGCAAGTCGATCTTCGAAAAGAAGAAACAGGTTGCTGCAGCGAAGAAAAACCAGAAGCAGATCCAGGTTAAAGAAATCAAGTTTCGTCCAGGGACGGAGGAAGGGGATTACCAGGTAAAACTACGCAACCTGGTACGTTTCCTGAGTGACGGGGACAGGGCCAAGGTATCCTTGAGATTCCGCGGTCGTGAGATGGCCCACCAGGAGCTGGGTATGGAATTGTTGAAGCGGGTTGAAGGTGACCTTCTTGAATACGGTTCCGTCGAACAGCATCCTAAGATGGAAGGACGCCAGCTGATCATGGTCATCGCCCCGAAAAAGAAGAAATAA
- the rpmI gene encoding 50S ribosomal protein L35 yields MPKMKTKSGAAKRFLKTANGIKHKHAFKSHILTKMSTKRKRQLRGSSLLHPSDVAKVERMLRLR; encoded by the coding sequence ATGCCAAAGATGAAGACTAAAAGTGGTGCAGCTAAGCGGTTTTTGAAAACTGCTAACGGCATCAAGCACAAACACGCTTTCAAGAGCCACATCCTGACCAAAATGTCGACAAAGCGTAAGCGTCAACTGCGCGGTAGCAGCTTGCTGCATCCGTCTGACGTGGCAAAAGTCGAGCGCATGCTGCGCCTTCGTTAA
- the rplT gene encoding 50S ribosomal protein L20 produces MARVKRGVIARKRHKKILKLAKGYYGARSRVFRVAKQAVIKAGQYAYRDRRQKKRQFRALWIARINAGARVNGLSYSRFIAGLKKASIEIDRKVLADLAVNEKAAFAAIVEKAKATLA; encoded by the coding sequence ATGGCTCGTGTAAAGCGTGGCGTCATTGCCCGTAAGCGTCACAAAAAAATTCTGAAACTTGCAAAAGGCTACTACGGCGCGCGTTCACGCGTATTCCGTGTTGCCAAGCAAGCGGTAATCAAGGCAGGCCAATACGCCTACCGTGACCGTCGTCAGAAAAAACGTCAGTTCCGCGCTCTGTGGATCGCTCGTATCAACGCTGGTGCTCGTGTTAACGGTCTGTCCTACAGCCGTTTCATTGCTGGCCTGAAAAAAGCGTCCATCGAGATCGACCGTAAGGTTCTGGCTGATCTGGCAGTGAACGAAAAAGCGGCGTTTGCTGCGATTGTCGAGAAAGCTAAAGCCACTTTGGCCTAA
- the pheS gene encoding phenylalanine--tRNA ligase subunit alpha, translated as MENLDALVSQALEAVQSAEDINALEQIRVHYLGKKGELTQVMKTLGNLPAEERPQVGALINVAKERVTEVLNARKASFEQAELTARLAAECIDVTLPGRGQTSGGLHPITRTLERIEQFFTHIGYGIAEGPEVEDDYHNFEALNIPGHHPARSMHDTFYFNANMLLRTHTSPVQVRTMESQQPPIRIVCPGRVYRSDSDITHSPMFHQIEGLLVDRDINFADLKGTIEEFLRVFFEKELAVRFRPSYFPFTEPSAEVDMECVMCSGKGCRVCKQTGWLEVMGCGMVHPNVLRMSGIDPEEFQGFAFGMGVERLAMLRYGVNDLRLFFDNDLRFLAQFR; from the coding sequence ATGGAAAACCTGGACGCGCTGGTCTCTCAAGCTCTTGAGGCTGTGCAAAGCGCCGAAGATATCAATGCCCTGGAGCAAATCCGGGTTCACTACCTCGGCAAGAAAGGCGAGTTGACTCAGGTGATGAAGACCCTGGGGAACCTGCCGGCTGAAGAGCGTCCGCAAGTCGGTGCGCTGATCAACGTTGCCAAGGAGCGTGTCACAGAAGTCCTCAATGCACGCAAGGCGTCGTTCGAGCAGGCAGAACTGACTGCCAGGCTCGCCGCAGAATGCATCGATGTGACTCTGCCGGGCCGTGGCCAGACCTCTGGTGGTCTGCACCCGATCACCCGCACTCTGGAACGTATCGAGCAGTTCTTCACGCACATTGGCTACGGCATCGCCGAAGGCCCGGAAGTCGAAGACGACTACCACAATTTCGAGGCGCTCAACATCCCTGGCCACCATCCGGCCCGGTCGATGCATGACACCTTCTACTTCAATGCGAACATGCTGTTGCGCACCCATACCTCACCGGTACAGGTCCGCACCATGGAATCGCAGCAGCCGCCGATCCGCATCGTCTGTCCAGGCCGTGTGTACCGCAGCGACTCCGATATCACCCACTCGCCTATGTTCCACCAGATTGAAGGTCTGCTGGTCGACCGCGATATCAACTTTGCCGACCTGAAAGGCACCATCGAAGAGTTCCTGCGCGTGTTTTTCGAGAAGGAACTGGCCGTGCGCTTCCGTCCTTCGTATTTCCCGTTCACCGAGCCGTCAGCGGAAGTGGATATGGAATGCGTGATGTGCAGTGGCAAGGGCTGCCGAGTCTGCAAGCAGACCGGTTGGCTTGAAGTCATGGGCTGCGGCATGGTTCACCCGAACGTGCTGCGCATGTCCGGCATCGATCCTGAAGAGTTTCAGGGCTTCGCGTTCGGCATGGGCGTAGAACGTCTGGCCATGCTGCGTTATGGCGTCAATGATTTGCGCCTGTTCTTCGACAACGATTTGCGGTTCCTCGCGCAATTTCGCTAA
- the pheT gene encoding phenylalanine--tRNA ligase subunit beta: MKFSEQWLRGWVSPQVSRDELVARLSMAGLEVDSVTLAAGVFTGVVVGEVLSTEQHPDADKLRVCQVSNGSETFQVVCGAPNVRPGLKIPFAMIGAELPGDFKIKKAKLRGVESNGMLCSAAELQAGEGNDGLMELAADAPVGQDIRVYLGLDDASIEVDLTPNRGDCLSVAGLAREVGALYAAEVTRPQVAAVSAVHDEVRPVEVLAPAACPRYLGRVIRNVDLSRPTPLWMVERLRRSDVRSIDAAVDITNYVMLELGQPLHAFDLAEINGGIRVRMAEEGEKLVLLDGQEVSLRADTLVIADHQRALAIAGIMGGEHSGVTAGTRDIFLESAFFDTISVAGKARSYGLHTDASHRYERGVDWQLAREAMERATGLLLEITGGEAGPVIEVVSEQHLPSIAPVTLRASRVEQMLGLVIENAEIERLLTGLGLTVSAETDGQWRVEVPSHRFDISLEVDLIEELARLYGYNRLPVRYPQARLAPQAKAEAKSDLPELRRLLVARGYQEAITYSFIDPKWFELFTPGAKPLLLANPISNDMAAMRASLWPGLVKALQHNLNRQQDRVRMFESGLRFVGQLDGLKQEPMLAGVVCGSRLPEGWAQGRDVVDFFDVKADVEAVLGFAGALGEFTFTPGQHPALHPGQTARIERDGREVGFLGAIHPELSKTLGLDRPVFVFELVLGEVAKGSLPKFHELSRFPEVRRDLALLADRDVSASAVLDVIRENAGEWLTDLRLFDVYQGKGIDPHRKSLAVGLTWQHPSRTLNDDEVNATTLAILTSLEERLNATLRK, from the coding sequence ATGAAATTCAGTGAACAATGGCTGCGCGGCTGGGTAAGCCCGCAGGTTTCCCGCGACGAGCTGGTTGCTCGTCTGTCGATGGCCGGTCTTGAGGTTGACAGCGTGACGCTGGCCGCCGGCGTTTTCACCGGAGTCGTGGTGGGCGAGGTGCTGAGCACCGAGCAGCACCCTGATGCCGACAAGCTTCGCGTGTGCCAGGTCAGCAACGGCAGCGAAACCTTTCAGGTCGTGTGCGGCGCGCCAAACGTGCGCCCCGGTCTGAAAATTCCGTTCGCCATGATCGGCGCCGAGTTGCCTGGCGACTTCAAGATCAAGAAAGCCAAGCTGCGCGGCGTAGAGTCCAACGGCATGCTGTGTTCCGCTGCCGAGTTGCAGGCGGGTGAAGGCAACGATGGCCTGATGGAGCTGGCCGCCGATGCGCCGGTTGGTCAGGACATTCGTGTCTATCTGGGCCTGGATGACGCCAGCATTGAAGTCGACCTGACCCCCAACCGTGGCGATTGCCTGTCGGTGGCCGGTCTGGCACGTGAAGTCGGCGCGCTGTATGCCGCCGAAGTCACACGCCCGCAGGTTGCAGCGGTCAGCGCCGTACACGACGAAGTGCGTCCGGTTGAAGTACTGGCCCCCGCAGCGTGCCCGCGTTATCTGGGTCGCGTGATTCGCAACGTCGACCTGTCGCGTCCAACCCCGTTGTGGATGGTCGAGCGTCTGCGTCGCTCTGACGTGCGCAGCATCGATGCCGCCGTCGACATCACTAACTACGTAATGCTGGAGCTGGGTCAGCCTCTGCATGCATTCGATCTGGCCGAAATAAACGGCGGGATACGGGTGCGTATGGCCGAGGAGGGCGAGAAGCTCGTCCTGCTCGACGGTCAGGAAGTCAGCCTGCGTGCCGACACACTGGTCATTGCCGACCACCAGCGCGCGCTGGCCATCGCTGGCATCATGGGCGGCGAACACAGCGGCGTAACCGCCGGGACCCGCGATATCTTCCTGGAGAGCGCGTTCTTCGACACCATCTCGGTGGCCGGCAAGGCGCGTTCCTACGGCCTGCACACCGATGCCTCGCACCGTTACGAGCGTGGCGTCGACTGGCAGCTGGCCCGTGAAGCCATGGAACGGGCCACTGGCCTGTTGCTGGAAATCACCGGTGGCGAAGCCGGTCCGGTGATTGAAGTGGTCAGCGAACAGCACCTTCCTTCGATTGCCCCGGTGACCCTACGCGCCAGCCGCGTCGAGCAAATGCTCGGTCTGGTCATCGAAAACGCTGAAATCGAGCGTCTGCTCACCGGTCTCGGCTTGACAGTCTCTGCCGAAACAGACGGCCAATGGCGCGTTGAAGTGCCAAGCCATCGTTTCGATATCAGCCTTGAAGTCGATCTGATCGAAGAACTGGCGCGTCTGTACGGCTACAACCGCCTGCCGGTTCGTTACCCGCAAGCGCGTCTGGCTCCACAGGCCAAGGCCGAAGCCAAAAGCGATCTGCCAGAGTTGCGCCGCCTACTGGTTGCGCGTGGTTATCAGGAAGCGATCACCTACAGCTTCATCGATCCGAAGTGGTTCGAACTGTTCACGCCGGGCGCCAAACCTCTGCTGCTGGCCAATCCGATCTCCAATGACATGGCCGCCATGCGCGCCTCGTTGTGGCCTGGCCTGGTCAAAGCCTTGCAGCACAACCTCAATCGTCAGCAGGATCGCGTGCGCATGTTCGAAAGTGGCCTGCGCTTTGTCGGTCAGCTGGATGGCTTGAAGCAAGAGCCGATGCTGGCTGGCGTAGTGTGCGGCAGCCGCCTGCCGGAAGGCTGGGCGCAAGGTCGCGACGTGGTCGATTTCTTCGACGTCAAAGCCGATGTCGAAGCGGTTCTGGGGTTTGCCGGTGCGCTGGGTGAATTCACCTTTACGCCGGGTCAGCATCCGGCCTTGCATCCTGGCCAGACCGCTCGCATCGAGCGCGATGGTCGTGAAGTTGGTTTTCTGGGTGCCATCCATCCTGAATTGTCGAAAACCCTGGGTCTGGATCGTCCAGTGTTCGTGTTCGAACTGGTTCTGGGTGAAGTCGCCAAAGGCAGCCTGCCGAAATTCCACGAGCTATCACGCTTCCCTGAAGTGCGCCGTGACCTGGCACTGCTGGCTGATCGCGATGTTTCTGCCAGTGCAGTTCTGGACGTAATTCGTGAAAATGCAGGCGAGTGGCTCACAGACCTCAGGTTATTTGATG